One part of the Neodiprion virginianus isolate iyNeoVirg1 chromosome 3, iyNeoVirg1.1, whole genome shotgun sequence genome encodes these proteins:
- the LOC124300053 gene encoding jerky protein homolog-like, with amino-acid sequence MSNEEVDKNPERKKRDRFNVLEKCNILHELEKSGGAVISKKYSIPRRTLRRWVAQKKNLIEQDCTYQLTSKDKRVKGAVMYDLEEALYIWFDRNVKAGAFLTSPLITAKARELHSEFGMMKNFVASEGWFYRWKKKYNIQQYIRCSETMLADVPSANTFKIDFQNIMDKEELLPCQIFDADETDLNFKQMPKGTLVEESSSAPSGFKVNKDRVTIMLCSNADGSLKMPVIIIGKSAESGAINKQIESNNLPVYYASQKRAWMNAEIFTKWFKDDFVKRVKQFLTEKELPVKARLLLDNASCHLLTNELIDGDIRVMYLPANITSTVQPMNQGIIETFKKYYRSLFLIAILYAQKNGIDIASFLKSVDIEKVIDWVSHAWNNVKDDTIFKCWKQILPDRFYTINRNSISISNEAITDEEILRTVRQINDYALADNEAIQKWITHDSRSHDVSIPTNAELVNMMFVDNDAEEPNVIVELNENVHPNDAVAAANTLLSFFKKNPALPESIIWSIKEARLAAMKIYISK; translated from the exons ATGTCAAACGAGGAAGTTGATAAAAATCCAGAAAGAAAGAAGCGTGATAGGTTCAATGTACTGGAAAAGTGTAACATTTTACATGAACTGGAGAAAAGCGGTGGGGCGGTGATATCTAAAAAGTACAGTATTCCAAGGAGAACTCTAAGAAGATGGGTagcacagaaaaaaaatttgatagaaCAAGACTGTACTTATCAATTAACCTCGAAAGATAAAAGGGTCAAGGGTGCTGTTATGTATGACCTTGAAGAGGCCTTATATATTTGGTTTGACAGAAATGTCAAAGCAGGTGCATTTTTGACAAGTCCCTTGATCACTG CAAAAGCCAGAGAATTGCACTCAGAATTTGGCATGATGAAAAACTTTGTTGCTAGTGAGGGTTGGTTCTAcagatggaagaaaaaatataatatccaACAATACATTAGGTGTAGTGAAACGATGTTGGCTGATGTTCCTTCTGCAAATACTTTTaagattgattttcaaaacattATGGACAAAGAAGAATTGCTCCCATGTCAAATATTTGACGCAGATGAAACTGatctaaattttaaacagaTGCCAAAAGGAACCTTGGTTGAAGAATCATCGAGTGCACCAAGTGGTTTCAAGGTCAACAAAGATCGAGTGACAATAATGTTATGCAGTAATGCAGATGGATCACTTAAGATGCCTGTGATCATTATTGGAAAGTCAGCAGAATCCGGggcaataaataaacaaatcgaGAGTAACAACCTTCCAGTTTATTATGCTAGTCAGAAAAGGGCTTGGATGAATGCTGAAATATTCACAAAGTGGTTCAAAGATGACTTTGTGAAAAGagtgaaacaatttttgacggaaaaagAACTCCCAGTAAAGGCAAGACTGTTACTTGATAATGCATCTTGCCATCTACTAACAAATGAACTCATTGACGGTGATATCAGAGTAATGTACCTACCAGCAAATATAACATCAACAGTGCAGCCTATGAATCAGGGTATTATAGAAACTTTCAAGAAGTACTACAGATCACTCTTTCTAATCGCTATCCTCTACGCACAAAAAAATGGTATAGATATTGCTTCTTTTCTGAAATCAGTTGATATCGAGAAAGTGATTGACTGGGTTTCTCATGCTTGGAATAATGTAAAAGATGATACGATATTCAAATGCTGGAAACAAATTCTACCTGATCGTTTTTATACTATAAATAGGAATTCTATCTCTatttcaaatgaagcaataaCTGATGAAGAGATATTAAGAACTGTTAGACAGATCAATGATTATGCGCTTGCTGATAACGAAGCTATTCAAAAGTGGATTACACATGATTCACGATCACATGATGTGTCTATTCCAACAAACGCTGAGTTGGTGAATATGATGTTTGTCGACAATGATGCTGAAG aaccGAATGTGATAGTGGAATTGAATGAGAATGTTCATCCGAATGATGCAGTAGCTGCAGCAAACACTTTGCTCtcgttttttaaaaagaatCCTGCCCTTCctgaatcaattatttggaGCATAAAGGAAGCGAGATTAGctgcgatgaaaatttatatttctaagtaa